The sequence CCCACTACAATCTGATGTAGGAACAGCCTCTAGCTGTTCACCTCCTAGATCCTTGTTGATTTTTAGGCCAGAAGAAAAGGGCACGTATCCTGTCATCTTGTTTCACCACGGCACAGGCTGCCAGAACTCTTGGTACTCTGATGTTTTCAAGTTCATCTCTTCTCATGGATACATAGTGGTCGCACCGCAGGTACTCCTTTTTCCATGTCCTTTCTTAATACATCCAAACATACTGTACAAATCGATTCATTCTTCATGAGTTTCATGTAAAGCTTTTAATAAATCCACAGCATACCATGGATATATGTTGttccatgtattttatttttgtctaattTTGATGAAGAAATATTCTCTGTGAAGATTGACCTGACATCGGAGTTTTGATCCTTAGTTATACGAATTGATGCCACCTAGCGGACAACACGAGCTTGACTTGGCAGCAGAAGTGGCAAACTGGTTGCCCTCAGGTCTCCGGTGTGTGCTACCTGAAGATATTGAAGGGGACATGCACAACCTCGCTCTTGCAGGCCACAGTAGGGGTGGATACATTGCATTTGCTCTTGCACTTGGACTTGCTGATGTTTCCTTAGACGTTGACTTTTCAGCGCTGATAGGAGTAGACCCCGTTGCGGGGACTTCCAAAACTAATCAGATGGAGCCCAAAATACTCAATTACGAATCTTGCTCTTTTAACTTTTCGATTCCTGTCGCCATAATTGGTACTGGATTAGGCAATAAGCCAGCCTTCCCCATCTTACCGCAGACGTGTGCTCCAGATGGGGTGAGCCACACGGAGATTTTCCATGAGTGCAAACCTCCATGTAGCCATTTTGTTACCACAGACTATGGCCACATGGACGTTTTAGATGACGATATAGGTCTAATTGG is a genomic window of Populus alba chromosome 5, ASM523922v2, whole genome shotgun sequence containing:
- the LOC118061656 gene encoding chlorophyllase-1, chloroplastic, which gives rise to MHRKKMETRLVFLLAALLATALLESKPVLPTLASEADHSVLAEVSVFETGNFHPLQSDVGTASSCSPPRSLLIFRPEEKGTYPVILFHHGTGCQNSWYSDVFKFISSHGYIVVAPQLYELMPPSGQHELDLAAEVANWLPSGLRCVLPEDIEGDMHNLALAGHSRGGYIAFALALGLADVSLDVDFSALIGVDPVAGTSKTNQMEPKILNYESCSFNFSIPVAIIGTGLGNKPAFPILPQTCAPDGVSHTEIFHECKPPCSHFVTTDYGHMDVLDDDIGLIGEGARAICKGSRWGVSRDPMRRTVGGVFVAFLEAFFEGNYTDYNKILQNPNYFAPATLDPVQNKSEGTSCSSLSAMSVDEL